TCGCTCGTTGGAGACCTGCTCGACCGGGCCATCATGCAGCAGGCCGTTGAAGGGGTTCGGGCAATCTACCATATTGCCCCCAATGTCAGTCCTTACGAGGCTTCCATTGGCACGATCATCATTGCGGCCGCGAAATCCGCAAGTGTCGAGCGCTTTGTCTTCCAGTCGGTGTTGCATCCACACGTCGAGGCCATGCCGCATCACTGGCAGAAAGCGCGGGTAGAGGAACTCCTCTTCGCATCAGGTTTGCGCTTCACTATCTTGCAGCCGACAGCCTACATGCAGAATGTTTCGGCTTCCTGGGATCAAATCCTCGAGCATGGCAGATATCCGGTCCCGTACTCGCCAGAGACGCGCCTGAGCCTGGTTGACCTGGAAGATGTCGCCCAGGCAGCCGCCATTGTTCTCACTGAACCCGGAGAGATCGGCGCGACCATTGAGTTGGTCGGCACGCCAGCCATGTCCCAAATTGAAATCGTTGAGACGTTGAGCGGACAACTGGGCCGCCCGGTAACCGCCGAAGTTGTACCTCTTGAAGCATGGGAACGAAGAGCCAGAGCCTCCGGCATGGGTGATTATCAGGTATCTGCGTTGATCAAGATGTTCTGTTACTATGAGGATTACGGGCTTGTGGGCAACTCGAATGCCTTGAATTGTCTGCTCCGGCGGCAACCCATATCCTTCGCGGAATTCGTCAGACGGATCATACTGGAACAAGGAAATTGATCACCGAGTTAGCCAACTACTTGGAACGAATTGAAGATCTGCGCAGCCAGATTTCCGGCCTGGTTGCCGAATTGCCCGCAGAAGCCCTGAATTGGCGGCCCTTCGAAGGAAAAGATGATCGCGCCACAAACTCCCTGGCTGTTTTGGTCGCCCACAGCACGGGTGCGGAGCATTTCTGGATCTCGGAAGTGGTCGGCGGTCGCCCGGCGACCCGCGACCGGGAGGCGGAGTTTGCCACGCTGGCGGCCTCCTCGGCGGAGATCATCCGGCTGCTGGAGAACACGGCGCTGGAGACAACGGAAGTCTTCCTGACGCTGAAGGACACCGATCTAGAGGACACGCGTCAGACCGCAGGCCGCACGGTCCCCGTGCGTTGGTGCCTTCTGCATGTGATCGACCATACCTCCCTTCACCTGGGGCACATGCAGGTCACCTTCCAGCTATGGGCAGGCGGCCGTAGCATTCCGTCGCCGCTCTGGTTTGAGCGTCTGCCTCACCCTCCTGAGAACGAGCGGAGATCCACTCACGGCATGACCGATAGCCCAGGAGATGAAAGTCTATGAAGCCAGCGCCCTTCGATTACTACGCACCCACAACGGTAGAGCAAGCCCTGGCTTACCTGGCCGAGCATGGCGACGAGGCCAAGGTCCTGGCCGGCGGGCAAAGCCTGATTCCC
The genomic region above belongs to Anaerolineales bacterium and contains:
- a CDS encoding NmrA/HSCARG family protein, yielding MILVTGAAGKTGRAVIRALAAKREPIRALIHRPEQAPSLEALGVQESLVGDLLDRAIMQQAVEGVRAIYHIAPNVSPYEASIGTIIIAAAKSASVERFVFQSVLHPHVEAMPHHWQKARVEELLFASGLRFTILQPTAYMQNVSASWDQILEHGRYPVPYSPETRLSLVDLEDVAQAAAIVLTEPGEIGATIELVGTPAMSQIEIVETLSGQLGRPVTAEVVPLEAWERRARASGMGDYQVSALIKMFCYYEDYGLVGNSNALNCLLRRQPISFAEFVRRIILEQGN
- a CDS encoding DinB family protein, translating into MERIEDLRSQISGLVAELPAEALNWRPFEGKDDRATNSLAVLVAHSTGAEHFWISEVVGGRPATRDREAEFATLAASSAEIIRLLENTALETTEVFLTLKDTDLEDTRQTAGRTVPVRWCLLHVIDHTSLHLGHMQVTFQLWAGGRSIPSPLWFERLPHPPENERRSTHGMTDSPGDESL